The Kaustia mangrovi genome has a segment encoding these proteins:
- a CDS encoding bifunctional helix-turn-helix transcriptional regulator/GNAT family N-acetyltransferase, producing MTATDFMMIGRIRDASRRLVRELGFMEATLAGADLTPSAVHAIIEVGSGRTTNARGLTQTLRLEKSTVSRLLKNLIADGYLTEQRDDCDTRMKRLALTERGQASLAGITDYAVDQVTEAISSLSAKDVATIAKGLEIYAAALGSTDHASETKATISEGYRPGIIGRMLQMHAEYYARTVGFGAAFETGLATDMGAFFSRLENEENGFWVAEIDGRPVGTIAIDGEDLGQGIAHLRWFITAEDLQGQGIGKRLIDTALRFVDSRSMRETRLWTFQGLDAAKHLYERVGFELVEEKPGQQWGSEVLEQQFLRVSPLQA from the coding sequence ATGACCGCAACAGATTTCATGATGATTGGACGAATCCGGGACGCCTCGCGTCGGCTGGTTCGCGAACTTGGCTTCATGGAAGCGACGCTTGCCGGTGCCGACCTAACGCCCTCAGCCGTTCATGCGATCATCGAAGTTGGCTCGGGACGGACAACGAATGCCCGCGGCCTGACGCAAACGCTGCGCTTGGAAAAGTCGACAGTCAGCAGGCTGCTAAAAAACTTGATCGCGGACGGTTACCTCACTGAACAGCGGGATGACTGCGACACGCGCATGAAGCGGCTAGCGCTGACCGAACGTGGGCAAGCCAGTCTCGCTGGCATTACGGATTACGCTGTCGACCAGGTTACCGAGGCGATTTCATCTTTGTCGGCAAAAGACGTTGCGACAATTGCGAAAGGGCTCGAAATTTATGCTGCAGCGCTGGGGTCGACTGACCACGCGTCGGAAACGAAGGCGACGATCTCTGAGGGCTATCGGCCGGGCATTATCGGCCGCATGCTGCAGATGCATGCTGAATACTACGCACGCACCGTCGGCTTCGGTGCTGCTTTCGAAACCGGATTGGCGACCGATATGGGCGCATTCTTCTCCCGCCTCGAAAATGAAGAGAATGGTTTCTGGGTAGCGGAAATCGATGGACGACCGGTTGGCACGATCGCGATCGATGGCGAAGACTTGGGCCAAGGCATTGCCCATCTGCGTTGGTTCATCACAGCAGAAGACCTGCAGGGCCAAGGCATAGGCAAGCGATTGATCGATACCGCGCTACGTTTCGTCGATAGTCGAAGCATGCGCGAAACACGGCTCTGGACCTTTCAGGGACTCGATGCCGCCAAGCATCTCTATGAGCGAGTCGGCTTCGAACTGGTAGAAGAAAAACCGGGGCAGCAATGGGGATCCGAGGTGCTGGAACAGCAGTTCCTGCGTGTTTCGCCGTTGCAGGCATGA
- a CDS encoding IS3 family transposase (programmed frameshift) — protein MAKRRKFSDQFKAKVALEALRGDRTIQEIAAKHQVHPNQMSQWKRQAVDGMADVFACGGKADGPTEAEAKELHAKIGRLAVENDFLSQGLKPMSPAEKKIMICRSHPELSVSQQCRLVKLSRSAFYYEAVGIDDATLAVMTAVDKAFTKYPFFGSRQIATYLQRDGIGVGRHRVRRLMRIIGMEAIYKRPNTSQPHPQHPVYPYLLRNMTIDQPNQVWCADITFVPVRRGFLYLVAIMDWATRKVLSWRLSNTMYAEFCVEALKEAIVRFGSPGIMNTDQGSQFTGSAWITTLSEAGVRISMDGRGRCMDNIFIERLWRSLKQEAIYLEELTDGFKARRVIGDWMTFYNTERPHSALERRTPREAYWQSRDEKLAA, from the exons ATGGCGAAACGCCGGAAGTTTTCAGACCAGTTCAAGGCGAAAGTCGCGCTTGAAGCATTGCGTGGCGATAGGACGATCCAGGAGATTGCGGCCAAGCATCAGGTGCATCCGAACCAGATGAGTCAGTGGAAGCGGCAAGCTGTTGACGGCATGGCCGATGTGTTCGCCTGTGGCGGCAAGGCGGACGGGCCAACGGAAGCCGAGGCGAAGGAGTTGCACGCCAAGATCGGGAGGTTGGCCGTTGAGAACGATTTTTTGTCTCAAGGGCTCAAGC CGATGAGCCCGGCCGAGAAAAAGATCATGATCTGCCGTAGTCATCCCGAACTGAGTGTCAGTCAGCAATGCCGGTTGGTGAAACTGAGCCGGTCGGCCTTCTACTATGAAGCGGTCGGGATCGACGATGCGACGCTGGCGGTGATGACGGCGGTCGACAAGGCCTTCACGAAGTATCCCTTCTTTGGCAGCCGGCAGATCGCGACCTATCTGCAGCGGGACGGCATAGGTGTCGGCCGCCATCGTGTCCGACGCCTGATGCGGATTATAGGTATGGAAGCGATCTACAAACGTCCGAATACCAGCCAGCCGCATCCGCAGCACCCGGTCTATCCATATCTGCTGCGCAACATGACCATCGACCAGCCGAACCAGGTCTGGTGTGCCGACATCACGTTCGTGCCGGTGCGCCGCGGCTTTCTCTATCTCGTGGCCATCATGGACTGGGCGACGCGCAAGGTATTGAGCTGGCGGTTGTCGAACACGATGTACGCCGAGTTCTGCGTCGAGGCGCTGAAGGAGGCCATTGTCCGCTTTGGTTCGCCCGGGATCATGAACACGGATCAGGGGTCGCAGTTCACTGGCAGCGCTTGGATTACCACGCTGAGCGAGGCTGGCGTGCGCATCTCGATGGATGGACGTGGCCGCTGCATGGACAACATCTTCATCGAGCGCCTGTGGCGATCGCTGAAACAGGAAGCGATCTATCTCGAAGAACTGACCGACGGCTTCAAGGCGCGTCGCGTCATCGGCGACTGGATGACCTTCTACAACACCGAGCGGCCCCATTCCGCCCTTGAGCGCAGAACGCCGAGGGAGGCATACTGGCAAAGTCGAGACGAGAAATTGGCGGCATGA
- a CDS encoding MFS transporter has product MTAGGVQESKLHGVMADERFFITALGIGQICSWGTLYYSFPQVTEAMALEFGWSRAEQYGPLTFGLVLSAMLSYPIGAAIDRGYGRVILAGASLAAGLLMGLWSLVSTLAGFYLIFAGIAALFAATLYEPAFAVVGRRVGPAHARRGITALTLWGGFASTVFVPLIELVMDVYGWRAVLWLLALVNIGICAPLYATAIRPRLDKAKDTDRTVSTDGGRCISPSQESIVRRLVGRPVFWFIAVFFIAQAALMSAFIFHLYPLLLERGLGAQDVVMVIAVIGPAQVAGRLAISLLANNASITAIGAVTVGVMLVVFAALAFLDAGLATIIAIASAYGAANGVMTIVRGLTVPELLTTRFYGTINGLLAAPSTIAKALAPVGAAYLWDLSGSYELVVVALLFGALIMSSAYWGAILIKATSDRAEPNMRHRQ; this is encoded by the coding sequence GTGACGGCGGGCGGTGTTCAAGAGTCCAAGCTACACGGCGTGATGGCGGACGAACGGTTCTTCATCACCGCGCTCGGCATCGGACAGATCTGTTCCTGGGGAACGCTCTACTACAGCTTCCCCCAGGTTACAGAAGCCATGGCGCTTGAATTCGGCTGGTCCCGCGCGGAGCAGTACGGACCGTTGACATTCGGCCTCGTGCTTTCCGCGATGCTCAGCTACCCGATTGGGGCAGCCATCGACCGTGGATACGGTCGTGTCATTCTCGCGGGCGCATCCCTGGCAGCCGGATTGTTGATGGGTCTGTGGTCGCTGGTGTCAACTCTGGCTGGCTTCTATCTGATCTTTGCCGGGATTGCGGCGCTGTTCGCCGCCACACTCTACGAGCCAGCCTTTGCCGTCGTCGGTCGTCGCGTTGGACCGGCTCATGCCCGCCGGGGGATCACGGCCCTTACCCTTTGGGGTGGATTTGCCAGCACCGTTTTCGTGCCCCTCATCGAATTGGTAATGGACGTCTATGGCTGGCGGGCCGTCCTATGGCTCCTGGCTCTGGTGAATATCGGCATCTGCGCCCCGCTTTACGCTACGGCGATCCGCCCTCGGCTGGACAAGGCCAAAGACACGGACCGGACCGTATCGACAGATGGCGGGCGATGCATCTCGCCCTCACAGGAAAGCATCGTCCGGCGCTTGGTTGGACGACCCGTTTTCTGGTTCATCGCCGTCTTCTTCATCGCCCAGGCCGCTCTGATGTCGGCCTTCATCTTTCACCTTTATCCCCTCCTGTTGGAGCGTGGACTGGGGGCGCAGGACGTGGTGATGGTAATTGCCGTTATCGGGCCGGCACAAGTGGCCGGCCGGCTGGCGATCTCGCTGTTGGCAAACAATGCCTCAATCACTGCGATAGGGGCCGTCACTGTCGGGGTCATGCTGGTCGTGTTTGCCGCGCTGGCCTTTCTCGATGCGGGTCTCGCGACCATTATCGCCATCGCGTCGGCCTACGGTGCCGCAAATGGCGTGATGACGATCGTGCGCGGGCTGACGGTGCCTGAACTGCTAACGACCAGGTTCTACGGAACGATCAACGGCCTACTGGCGGCTCCATCAACCATCGCCAAGGCACTCGCCCCGGTCGGAGCAGCTTATTTATGGGATCTTTCAGGCAGTTACGAACTCGTCGTCGTCGCGTTACTTTTCGGAGCGCTCATTATGAGTTCTGCATACTGGGGAGCCATTCTCATCAAAGCCACCAGCGATCGCGCCGAACCAAACATGCGTCACCGTCAGTAA
- a CDS encoding LysE family translocator — MFGSSLYSELGIIYTTLGVYALVVVSPGPAFTLVAQTALSGQARVATGAIVGLASAAAFYAALSMAGLLLVVQSMGWALRVLQVLGGAYLIWLGVKIWREQRSGHVESTHGNSDTAQRIGFGAGMWRGMMVNLSNPKAVVFFVSIYAVAIPEHASLATRLAILAGGFLMELAWYGVSARLLSTHEVRRRYLAASTAVNRVLAGAMVLFGIKTLVGR, encoded by the coding sequence GTGTTCGGTTCCAGTCTGTATTCGGAACTCGGTATCATCTACACGACGCTCGGTGTTTACGCGCTTGTGGTCGTCAGCCCGGGTCCTGCTTTCACCCTCGTTGCACAAACCGCATTGTCAGGACAAGCACGCGTCGCCACGGGCGCGATTGTGGGTCTCGCAAGCGCAGCCGCTTTCTACGCAGCGCTTTCAATGGCCGGTCTTCTTCTGGTGGTTCAGAGCATGGGATGGGCGCTCCGCGTGCTACAGGTTCTCGGTGGCGCTTATCTGATCTGGCTCGGCGTGAAAATCTGGCGGGAACAGAGGAGCGGTCACGTGGAATCGACGCATGGCAATTCCGACACTGCCCAGCGAATTGGGTTCGGGGCCGGGATGTGGCGCGGCATGATGGTCAATCTGTCGAACCCCAAAGCCGTGGTCTTTTTCGTAAGCATCTATGCCGTGGCGATTCCCGAGCATGCATCCCTAGCTACGCGCCTCGCGATCCTGGCTGGAGGCTTCCTAATGGAACTCGCTTGGTATGGAGTCTCCGCGCGACTTCTATCAACTCATGAAGTTCGTCGCCGATACTTGGCCGCATCTACTGCTGTCAATCGTGTGCTCGCCGGTGCAATGGTTCTCTTCGGCATAAAGACGTTGGTCGGACGATAA
- a CDS encoding FAD-dependent oxidoreductase, whose amino-acid sequence MQPKLPIAVIGAGPVGLAAAAHLIQRGLEPVIFERGEHAATAVRQWGHVRVFTPWTYVIDSAARALLSEIDWTEPQPDALPTGDEIVDAYLAPLAAHPSIAARLHTNATVTDVTRDGASKIHSEGRETASFAVHWRDAAGIANRTLVSAVIDASGTWFDANPIGIGGLPVPGETDAADRIEYRIPDVLGRDRATYAGQRILLLGGGHSAANVALDLATLHGQHPDTRISWGIRRKSIESLLGGGADDELPARGQLGLAAKDAIDTGTLELLAPYAVDRIERIGDGIKVFGHRAGVPMELVVDRIVVTTGFRPNIDMLRELRVELDPMLEAPPKLAPLIDPNVHSCGSVPPHGVAELAHPEPGFFIVGMKSYGRAPTFLMLTGYEQVRSVAAELAGDHDAARRVELKLPETGVCGGFTAASCCEPEAETDLTSSQETEAEESVS is encoded by the coding sequence ATGCAACCAAAACTGCCAATCGCAGTGATCGGCGCAGGTCCGGTAGGATTGGCTGCGGCGGCACATCTTATTCAGCGTGGGCTAGAACCGGTCATTTTCGAGCGCGGAGAGCATGCGGCAACGGCGGTAAGACAGTGGGGCCATGTGAGGGTTTTCACCCCATGGACTTATGTCATCGATTCCGCCGCCCGCGCATTGCTGTCCGAGATCGACTGGACGGAACCGCAACCCGATGCCTTGCCGACTGGTGATGAGATCGTCGACGCCTATCTGGCGCCGTTGGCCGCCCATCCGTCAATTGCGGCACGACTTCATACCAACGCAACCGTAACAGACGTAACCCGTGACGGCGCCTCGAAAATCCATTCCGAGGGTCGCGAAACGGCATCGTTCGCTGTCCATTGGCGCGATGCTGCAGGTATCGCTAATCGCACGCTCGTCAGCGCCGTTATTGATGCGTCTGGAACATGGTTCGACGCAAATCCGATTGGGATCGGCGGGCTACCTGTTCCGGGCGAGACTGACGCGGCCGACCGGATCGAGTACCGCATTCCCGATGTTCTTGGGCGGGATCGTGCGACCTATGCCGGTCAAAGGATCTTGTTGCTCGGCGGCGGTCATTCCGCAGCAAATGTCGCCCTCGACCTTGCGACACTGCATGGGCAACACCCTGACACCCGGATCTCCTGGGGGATTCGGCGCAAGTCGATTGAGAGTTTGTTGGGGGGCGGCGCCGATGACGAGCTGCCGGCACGCGGCCAGCTTGGCCTTGCGGCCAAAGACGCGATTGATACCGGCACACTTGAACTCCTTGCTCCCTACGCTGTTGATCGGATCGAGCGTATCGGCGACGGGATCAAGGTCTTCGGCCACCGTGCTGGCGTTCCCATGGAATTGGTCGTCGACCGCATCGTGGTCACCACCGGTTTCCGCCCCAATATCGACATGTTGCGGGAGCTTCGCGTGGAGCTCGACCCGATGCTCGAAGCGCCTCCGAAGCTTGCGCCCTTGATCGATCCGAACGTCCACTCATGCGGCTCCGTTCCGCCCCATGGCGTAGCTGAGCTCGCCCACCCGGAACCAGGCTTTTTCATCGTGGGCATGAAGTCCTATGGCCGGGCCCCCACCTTCTTGATGCTGACCGGCTATGAGCAAGTACGTTCCGTAGCCGCGGAACTGGCGGGAGACCATGACGCCGCCCGCCGTGTCGAGCTGAAACTGCCCGAAACTGGTGTGTGCGGTGGCTTTACGGCGGCATCCTGCTGCGAACCGGAAGCCGAAACGGATCTGACATCCTCACAAGAAACCGAAGCTGAAGAATCGGTTTCGTGA
- a CDS encoding PadR family transcriptional regulator, whose protein sequence is MSLSKFFILSALHRRPMHGYDIAKEVARMSNGCCSPTEGTIYPVLRQYEDGGYVTSHEETVSGRLRKVYELTERGHKAFEVAVAAWMEVTQSLIDCQRLVRRSPLTDEPV, encoded by the coding sequence ATGAGTCTGTCGAAATTCTTTATCCTGAGCGCACTGCATCGTCGCCCAATGCATGGCTACGATATCGCCAAGGAAGTTGCTCGCATGTCAAATGGCTGCTGCTCGCCGACGGAAGGCACGATCTACCCAGTTCTTCGGCAGTATGAAGATGGCGGATATGTCACCTCCCATGAGGAAACCGTGTCGGGGCGACTTCGCAAAGTCTACGAGCTAACGGAAAGAGGGCACAAGGCATTCGAAGTGGCAGTCGCAGCCTGGATGGAGGTGACGCAGAGCCTGATCGACTGCCAGCGTCTCGTCAGACGGTCTCCCCTAACCGACGAACCCGTGTAG